The genomic stretch CAGGCCACCAGGCCCACCACCGCCGCCAGCTGAGCGGTCGGCGCGGCGTCGCCGCCCGGCTCCCAGGGCGGCGGATCGATGATGAACAGCACCACCGACAGGACGGCCAAGGGCATCAGCAGCGCCAGCCCGTCAAGCAGCCCGGCGCGCCGCCACCAGGCCCGAGCCAGGACGACCGTAGCGGCCATCCCGAGCAGCAGCTCCGGGTTGATCGAGGTGGCCAGATCGAGCGCGAACCGGTAACCGTCGGACGTCCACTGCCCGCGCGCCCAGGTGGCGACCGCGTGGTCCGCCGCGGCCAGCCCGCTCATTCTGACGATCAGCGGCATCGCGAACACCAGCAGCAGGGCGAACAGCACAAGCGCGCCCAGGCTGGTCAGCACCCGGGCGACACGGTTGTCGGAGGAGACCGGCCAGTCGGGCAGCCGCATCGGGTGCGCGCCCAGCCAGCGGCCGGCCAGCACCAGCGCCACGAGCAGTGCGGTCAGCACCGCCAAAGCACCCCCGGCCCGGCCCGCACGGGCGGCCAGCACGTCGTACGAGGCGCCGGCCAGATAACTCCCGAGCACCAGCCACAACGACCACCCGGCCGCGGCGGGGGTATGGAAGGCCACGAACCGGCGGTACGCCACCCCGTTCATCCCGGCCAGCCGGGGCACGATCGTACGGGCTCCCGCCACCCACTGTCCGAAGAAGACGGACCGCCCGCCGTAGCGCTCGAAGATCCGCTCGGCCCGCCGCCAATGCCTCTCCTTGACCCACCGCGACCGCGGACCGCGGCGCCGCCCGGCGAAGTAACCCCCATTACCCCCGAGCAGCGCCGCCGCCACAGCCACCAGCGCGGCCGGGACGATGCCCACCACCTGTTCGTTGGCGAGCAGCCCCAGCGCGACCAGTGCGGTCGCCGACGGCAGGACCAGGCCGGCGAGCACGGCCCCCTCGGTCGCCACCAGCGCCGCCACCACCACGAGGGCCAGCCAGGCGGGCAGGTCGTCGAGGAAGGCCACGCCCGAAGACTATGAACGCGCACACCCCAGGCGGATCGGTGGAATTCCCCTAAGCTCGTCCGGGAACTTTCTCGCCCGCGGGAGCGACCAACCACTCCCCGGCCCCGGACAGAAGGACCCCCATGACCAAGCCCATGACCCGCCTGCTCGTCGCCCTGGCCGCGATGACGGCGGTGCTGCTGCCCGGCGTGCCGGCCCTCGCCCACAACGCGCTGGCCGAGGCCACCCCGGCCAAGGGCTCGACGGTCAAGAAGGCCCCGACCAGCGTCAAGCTGAAGTTCCTGCAGAAGCTGAACCCTTCGTACACGACGCTGACGGTGTCGGGCGTCGAGGCTTCCGACCCGAAGGTCGACGGCGCGACCGCCTCGGTCACCTTCGACCCCCTGCCCAACGGCGCCTACACGGTGGCCTATCAGGTGGTCTCGCAGGACGGCCACACGGTCAAGGGCTCCTACAAGTTCACCGTGGCCGACCCGTCCGCCACCTCGGCCCCGGCCCCCGAGCCCGCTCCCGACGAGTCGCTGGTGGTCGCCGACCCGCCCAGCAGCGCCCCGGCCCCCACCGCCCCGGCCGCCGACCTGGCCTCCGCCGAGCCCGACGACAGCAACACCAGCACTTACCTGATCCTCGGCGCGATCGTCGTCGCCCTGCTCGCCTTCGCCGGCTTCCTCTTCGCCCGCCACCGCAGAACAAACTAAGCGATCATTCCCCGGAACTGCGCCCACCGGCCGCACCAGGTGGCAAGGTCGTGTATCCACGGCAGGTCGCTCACCTGAGCCTTGGCCGACGGCCCGGTCACCGCGCATCGGTCAGGTGGTTCTTTCAGACGCCGGGTTCCTCTCTTCGCCAGAACACCGTAAGCGAGCTGCGCGCTACGCTCCGGCGATGGGTGTTGGGGTTGCGGTGGTGGGGTTCGGGTGGATGGGGCGGGCGCACACGCAGGCGTACGCGCGGGTCCATCACCACTACTCGGACGTCGAGCCCGTGCGGCTGGTGGCGGTGGCCGATGACGTGCCGGGAAGGGCCGAG from Paractinoplanes brasiliensis encodes the following:
- a CDS encoding VTT domain-containing protein, which translates into the protein MAFLDDLPAWLALVVVAALVATEGAVLAGLVLPSATALVALGLLANEQVVGIVPAALVAVAAALLGGNGGYFAGRRRGPRSRWVKERHWRRAERIFERYGGRSVFFGQWVAGARTIVPRLAGMNGVAYRRFVAFHTPAAAGWSLWLVLGSYLAGASYDVLAARAGRAGGALAVLTALLVALVLAGRWLGAHPMRLPDWPVSSDNRVARVLTSLGALVLFALLLVFAMPLIVRMSGLAAADHAVATWARGQWTSDGYRFALDLATSINPELLLGMAATVVLARAWWRRAGLLDGLALLMPLAVLSVVLFIIDPPPWEPGGDAAPTAQLAAVVGLVAWLVSRRLPWPHRVTTGTVAAALVVCCAGSWVYLGWSNLSETIAAVLLGGAWVVLNAAIWASRTPRPAHVLV
- a CDS encoding copper resistance CopC family protein, with product MTKPMTRLLVALAAMTAVLLPGVPALAHNALAEATPAKGSTVKKAPTSVKLKFLQKLNPSYTTLTVSGVEASDPKVDGATASVTFDPLPNGAYTVAYQVVSQDGHTVKGSYKFTVADPSATSAPAPEPAPDESLVVADPPSSAPAPTAPAADLASAEPDDSNTSTYLILGAIVVALLAFAGFLFARHRRTN